One window of Strigops habroptila isolate Jane chromosome Z, bStrHab1.2.pri, whole genome shotgun sequence genomic DNA carries:
- the SH3GL2 gene encoding endophilin-A1 isoform X3 codes for MSFKYIVVSSHKSKGCIPVCVIKLLHVCNLCHLPASASRAKLSMINTMSKIRGQEKGPGYPQAEALLADAMLKFGRELGEECNFGPALADVGEAMKELSEVKDSLDMEVKQNFIDPLQNLHDKDLREIQHHLKKMEGRRLDFDYKKKRQGKLPDEELRQALEKFDESKEIAESSMFNLLEMDIEQVSQLSALVQAQLEYHKQATQILQRVTSKLEDRIKEASSQPRREYQPKPRMSLDFTTGDNAQHNGGISHATTPKPPVMVCYSMTW; via the exons ATGTCCTTCAAATACATTGTAGTTAGCTCACATAAATCTAAGGGGTGCATTCCGGTCTGTGTAATCAAACTGTTGCATGTTTGTAACCTCTGTCACTTGCCTGCTTCAGCTTCCAGAGCTAAACTCAGCATGATCAACACTATGTCAAAAATTCGAGGCCAGGAAAAGGGACCAGGTTACCCTCAGGCTGAAGCCTTGCTGGCAGATGCGATGCTGAAATTTGGACGAGAGCTTGGAGAAGAATGCAACTTTG GACCAGCACTTGCAGATGTCGGAGAAGCTATGAAGGAGCTTTCTGAGGTCAAGGACTCTCTAGACATGGAAGTGAAACAAAACTTCATTGACCCACTTCAGAATCTCCATGACAAAGATCTGAGAGAAATACAG CATCACCTAAAGAAAATGGAGGGTCGACGCCTGGATTTCgattacaagaagaaaagacaggGCAAGCTCCCTGATGAAGAACTTCGCCAGGCTCTGGAGAAGTTTGATGAATCAAAAGAAATTGCTGAGTCAAGCATGTTCAACCTTCTGGAGATGGAT ATTGAACAAGTGAGCCAGCTTTCTGCTCTTGTACAAGCCCAGCTGGAATACCACAAGCAGGCCACACAGATCCTACAGCGAGTTACTTCTAAGCTGGAAGATAG AATAAAAGAGGCATCATCTCAGCCCAGGAGAGAATACCAGCCCAAACCACGTATGAGCCTGGATTTCACAACTGGTGACAATGCTCAGCACAATGGAGGAATATCCCATGCCACCACCCCTAAACCACCAG TAATGGTCTGTTATTCCATGACATGGTGA
- the SH3GL2 gene encoding endophilin-A1 isoform X2 has translation MINTMSKIRGQEKGPGYPQAEALLADAMLKFGRELGEECNFGPALADVGEAMKELSEVKDSLDMEVKQNFIDPLQNLHDKDLREIQHHLKKMEGRRLDFDYKKKRQGKLPDEELRQALEKFDESKEIAESSMFNLLEMDIEQVSQLSALVQAQLEYHKQATQILQRVTSKLEDRIKEASSQPRREYQPKPRMSLDFTTGDNAQHNGGISHATTPKPPDVHMDQPCCRALYDFEPENEGELGFKEGDIITLTNQIDENWYEGMLHGQSGFFPINYVDILVPLPN, from the exons ATGATCAACACTATGTCAAAAATTCGAGGCCAGGAAAAGGGACCAGGTTACCCTCAGGCTGAAGCCTTGCTGGCAGATGCGATGCTGAAATTTGGACGAGAGCTTGGAGAAGAATGCAACTTTG GACCAGCACTTGCAGATGTCGGAGAAGCTATGAAGGAGCTTTCTGAGGTCAAGGACTCTCTAGACATGGAAGTGAAACAAAACTTCATTGACCCACTTCAGAATCTCCATGACAAAGATCTGAGAGAAATACAG CATCACCTAAAGAAAATGGAGGGTCGACGCCTGGATTTCgattacaagaagaaaagacaggGCAAGCTCCCTGATGAAGAACTTCGCCAGGCTCTGGAGAAGTTTGATGAATCAAAAGAAATTGCTGAGTCAAGCATGTTCAACCTTCTGGAGATGGAT ATTGAACAAGTGAGCCAGCTTTCTGCTCTTGTACAAGCCCAGCTGGAATACCACAAGCAGGCCACACAGATCCTACAGCGAGTTACTTCTAAGCTGGAAGATAG AATAAAAGAGGCATCATCTCAGCCCAGGAGAGAATACCAGCCCAAACCACGTATGAGCCTGGATTTCACAACTGGTGACAATGCTCAGCACAATGGAGGAATATCCCATGCCACCACCCCTAAACCACCAG ATGTCCACATGGATCAGCCATGCTGCCGAGCTCTGTATGACTTTGAACCAGAAAATGAAGGGGAGCTGGGATTTAAAGAGGGTGATATCATTACCCTCACTAACCAGATTGATGAAAACTGGTATGAGGGGATGCTTCATGGCCAGTCAGGTTTCTTCCCCATCAATTATGTTGATATTCTAGTTCCATTGCCCAATTAA
- the SH3GL2 gene encoding endophilin-A1 isoform X1 — MSFKYIVVSSHKSKGCIPVCVIKLLHVCNLCHLPASASRAKLSMINTMSKIRGQEKGPGYPQAEALLADAMLKFGRELGEECNFGPALADVGEAMKELSEVKDSLDMEVKQNFIDPLQNLHDKDLREIQHHLKKMEGRRLDFDYKKKRQGKLPDEELRQALEKFDESKEIAESSMFNLLEMDIEQVSQLSALVQAQLEYHKQATQILQRVTSKLEDRIKEASSQPRREYQPKPRMSLDFTTGDNAQHNGGISHATTPKPPDVHMDQPCCRALYDFEPENEGELGFKEGDIITLTNQIDENWYEGMLHGQSGFFPINYVDILVPLPN, encoded by the exons ATGTCCTTCAAATACATTGTAGTTAGCTCACATAAATCTAAGGGGTGCATTCCGGTCTGTGTAATCAAACTGTTGCATGTTTGTAACCTCTGTCACTTGCCTGCTTCAGCTTCCAGAGCTAAACTCAGCATGATCAACACTATGTCAAAAATTCGAGGCCAGGAAAAGGGACCAGGTTACCCTCAGGCTGAAGCCTTGCTGGCAGATGCGATGCTGAAATTTGGACGAGAGCTTGGAGAAGAATGCAACTTTG GACCAGCACTTGCAGATGTCGGAGAAGCTATGAAGGAGCTTTCTGAGGTCAAGGACTCTCTAGACATGGAAGTGAAACAAAACTTCATTGACCCACTTCAGAATCTCCATGACAAAGATCTGAGAGAAATACAG CATCACCTAAAGAAAATGGAGGGTCGACGCCTGGATTTCgattacaagaagaaaagacaggGCAAGCTCCCTGATGAAGAACTTCGCCAGGCTCTGGAGAAGTTTGATGAATCAAAAGAAATTGCTGAGTCAAGCATGTTCAACCTTCTGGAGATGGAT ATTGAACAAGTGAGCCAGCTTTCTGCTCTTGTACAAGCCCAGCTGGAATACCACAAGCAGGCCACACAGATCCTACAGCGAGTTACTTCTAAGCTGGAAGATAG AATAAAAGAGGCATCATCTCAGCCCAGGAGAGAATACCAGCCCAAACCACGTATGAGCCTGGATTTCACAACTGGTGACAATGCTCAGCACAATGGAGGAATATCCCATGCCACCACCCCTAAACCACCAG ATGTCCACATGGATCAGCCATGCTGCCGAGCTCTGTATGACTTTGAACCAGAAAATGAAGGGGAGCTGGGATTTAAAGAGGGTGATATCATTACCCTCACTAACCAGATTGATGAAAACTGGTATGAGGGGATGCTTCATGGCCAGTCAGGTTTCTTCCCCATCAATTATGTTGATATTCTAGTTCCATTGCCCAATTAA
- the SH3GL2 gene encoding endophilin-A1 isoform X5, protein MSFKYIVVSSHKSKGCIPVCVIKLLHVCNLCHLPASASRAKLSMINTMSKIRGQEKGPGYPQAEALLADAMLKFGRELGEECNFGPALADVGEAMKELSEVKDSLDMEVKQNFIDPLQNLHDKDLREIQHHLKKMEGRRLDFDYKKKRQGKLPDEELRQALEKFDESKEIAESSMFNLLEMDIEQVSQLSALVQAQLEYHKQATQILQRVTSKLEDRIKEASSQPRREYQPKPVHRSSSALNDTITVEIFKNIFSLCSLSIDVHMDQPCCRALYDFEPENEGELGFKEGDIITLTNQIDENWYEGMLHGQSGFFPINYVDILVPLPN, encoded by the exons ATGTCCTTCAAATACATTGTAGTTAGCTCACATAAATCTAAGGGGTGCATTCCGGTCTGTGTAATCAAACTGTTGCATGTTTGTAACCTCTGTCACTTGCCTGCTTCAGCTTCCAGAGCTAAACTCAGCATGATCAACACTATGTCAAAAATTCGAGGCCAGGAAAAGGGACCAGGTTACCCTCAGGCTGAAGCCTTGCTGGCAGATGCGATGCTGAAATTTGGACGAGAGCTTGGAGAAGAATGCAACTTTG GACCAGCACTTGCAGATGTCGGAGAAGCTATGAAGGAGCTTTCTGAGGTCAAGGACTCTCTAGACATGGAAGTGAAACAAAACTTCATTGACCCACTTCAGAATCTCCATGACAAAGATCTGAGAGAAATACAG CATCACCTAAAGAAAATGGAGGGTCGACGCCTGGATTTCgattacaagaagaaaagacaggGCAAGCTCCCTGATGAAGAACTTCGCCAGGCTCTGGAGAAGTTTGATGAATCAAAAGAAATTGCTGAGTCAAGCATGTTCAACCTTCTGGAGATGGAT ATTGAACAAGTGAGCCAGCTTTCTGCTCTTGTACAAGCCCAGCTGGAATACCACAAGCAGGCCACACAGATCCTACAGCGAGTTACTTCTAAGCTGGAAGATAG AATAAAAGAGGCATCATCTCAGCCCAGGAGAGAATACCAGCCCAAACC TGTTCACAGATCATCCAGTGCTTTAAAT GATACTATAACTgttgagatttttaaaaacattttttctttgtgttccttGTCCATAGATGTCCACATGGATCAGCCATGCTGCCGAGCTCTGTATGACTTTGAACCAGAAAATGAAGGGGAGCTGGGATTTAAAGAGGGTGATATCATTACCCTCACTAACCAGATTGATGAAAACTGGTATGAGGGGATGCTTCATGGCCAGTCAGGTTTCTTCCCCATCAATTATGTTGATATTCTAGTTCCATTGCCCAATTAA
- the SH3GL2 gene encoding endophilin-A1 isoform X4, whose protein sequence is MSFKYIVVSSHKSKGCIPVCVIKLLHVCNLCHLPASASRAKLSMINTMSKIRGQEKGPGYPQAEALLADAMLKFGRELGEECNFGPALADVGEAMKELSEVKDSLDMEVKQNFIDPLQNLHDKDLREIQHHLKKMEGRRLDFDYKKKRQGKLPDEELRQALEKFDESKEIAESSMFNLLEMDIEQVSQLSALVQAQLEYHKQATQILQRVTSKLEDRIKEASSQPRREYQPKPRMSLDFTTGDNAQHNGGISHATTPKPPGAWS, encoded by the exons ATGTCCTTCAAATACATTGTAGTTAGCTCACATAAATCTAAGGGGTGCATTCCGGTCTGTGTAATCAAACTGTTGCATGTTTGTAACCTCTGTCACTTGCCTGCTTCAGCTTCCAGAGCTAAACTCAGCATGATCAACACTATGTCAAAAATTCGAGGCCAGGAAAAGGGACCAGGTTACCCTCAGGCTGAAGCCTTGCTGGCAGATGCGATGCTGAAATTTGGACGAGAGCTTGGAGAAGAATGCAACTTTG GACCAGCACTTGCAGATGTCGGAGAAGCTATGAAGGAGCTTTCTGAGGTCAAGGACTCTCTAGACATGGAAGTGAAACAAAACTTCATTGACCCACTTCAGAATCTCCATGACAAAGATCTGAGAGAAATACAG CATCACCTAAAGAAAATGGAGGGTCGACGCCTGGATTTCgattacaagaagaaaagacaggGCAAGCTCCCTGATGAAGAACTTCGCCAGGCTCTGGAGAAGTTTGATGAATCAAAAGAAATTGCTGAGTCAAGCATGTTCAACCTTCTGGAGATGGAT ATTGAACAAGTGAGCCAGCTTTCTGCTCTTGTACAAGCCCAGCTGGAATACCACAAGCAGGCCACACAGATCCTACAGCGAGTTACTTCTAAGCTGGAAGATAG AATAAAAGAGGCATCATCTCAGCCCAGGAGAGAATACCAGCCCAAACCACGTATGAGCCTGGATTTCACAACTGGTGACAATGCTCAGCACAATGGAGGAATATCCCATGCCACCACCCCTAAACCACCAG GTGCATGGAGCTGA